The genomic interval TCAGTCGCGCGCTCGCCGAGGGCCGCCCGGTCGAGGCCGCCGACTGGCAGACAGGGGAACGCGGTCGGAAGCTTCGACACCGCATCCAATACCGGATTGGGGAACTCGTCGCCGTACCCCCACCACGGGCTCAGATAGACGTGGTTGTCCGCGCCGTCTAACGCCTGGGCGATGAGCGCGCCGGCGCTGTGGCCCAGCAGCTGGTAACCGTCGAGGTCGCGAACGTACTCGGCAACTGGCTCGAGCCAGTCAGCTTTGAAATCGTCGATGTTCGTGGGGAGCTCGAAGGCGTGGACCCGGTAGCCCGCCTCGGTCAGCTGCCCGATGAGCCAGCTGACGTTCTCGTGGGTCCAGCGGTTGCCCCAGCCCATGACGAAGACGAGTTCCTCGTCGCCGTCCTCGTTGAAGATCCGGTGACGCATAGGATTCCGTTCGCTCGGCGGCGATAAAAAACTGATCTCGTGACACGCGGTTCGAGATCGACGCCCTGGCTCTCCGGGAACGGGGAGAGGAGGCCGAACGCCCGACGGAACTGATTGCTCGCCGATGATCGCGCCCCCGTTCCCGTCGGCGGTGGGCGAACTGAGAAACGACTTTGCGCGTCGAGCCCCAACGGCGACCGATGAGTGGATTTGACCGCAGTGACGCGGTCGACCGCCTCGAGCGGCTCGTCGACACCGTCGAAGACGAGCGGATGCCGGTCCCCGTCCGTGAGGTGTGGGCCTTCGGCGACGTCGCGCTCGGGCTCGATCCCGTCGAGCGCTTGGACGTGTACGTCACCAAGGACATTCTCGTACGCGACGACAGCGAACCGGCCGCGCGTGGCGGTGGGGACGACGACGGAAACGGAAACAGAGACACGTCGGACGCGACCGCGGACCCGAACGAGCGGTTCCACGAGTCCCACGGCGTCGAGGGCGTCGGCAAGTCCGTCCGGGGCGACTGGGCCCGCGAGCATCCCGAGTACCTCCGAGCGAACAAAAACGGCCACGCCGCGCCCGAGCGGTGCCTCGCCGCCCACCTCCTCGACGACGACGAACCGATTCACCTCGAGGTCTGTAACTCCCCGTTCGAGGACAACGTCACCCAGCGACTCCGAGGCGCGCAACTCCGCGAGGACTACACGCAACTGCTCGACCCCCGCGGAGTTTGCCTCTGGGCCGAGGGCACCCGCAGCGACGAGGCGTTTCGAAAGCTTCGGGAGAGCGAACTCGCGCTCCCGACGCTGTCGGCCGCCCTCGAGATGCTCGGGATGGACGAGGCCGAAGCCGACCAGGCGGCCCGAGAACTCCACGCCTGGCGCGAGCGCCAGAACGGCGTGACGGTTCGCGGTGACGTCGTTTGACGCCGCGATCGCGAGCGTCGCCGCGGCCGCTATCGGCGGTGGTGTCGCCGTCGTTGTGGTCTCACTGTTCGGAAAGCGGATCCTGCAGGTC from Natrinema salifodinae carries:
- a CDS encoding DUF7095 family protein, with product MSGFDRSDAVDRLERLVDTVEDERMPVPVREVWAFGDVALGLDPVERLDVYVTKDILVRDDSEPAARGGGDDDGNGNRDTSDATADPNERFHESHGVEGVGKSVRGDWAREHPEYLRANKNGHAAPERCLAAHLLDDDEPIHLEVCNSPFEDNVTQRLRGAQLREDYTQLLDPRGVCLWAEGTRSDEAFRKLRESELALPTLSAALEMLGMDEAEADQAARELHAWRERQNGVTVRGDVV
- a CDS encoding alpha/beta fold hydrolase — its product is MRHRIFNEDGDEELVFVMGWGNRWTHENVSWLIGQLTEAGYRVHAFELPTNIDDFKADWLEPVAEYVRDLDGYQLLGHSAGALIAQALDGADNHVYLSPWWGYGDEFPNPVLDAVSKLPTAFPCLPVGGLDRAALGERATDHQIATTPSWVSPAFVRETRRAQEDLLTIDHDAVVFCSLRDPVISLRPIGERVPAEHVVLYNGGHELFSSAVRDRYVELLLAVLEDGSDAVEDRPTVPA